A stretch of DNA from Candidatus Binataceae bacterium:
TTGAGCAGTTCCTGCGAATGCGGCCAGGTCGAGTCGCTGTGCGGAAAGTCGTTGGCCCACATCAGACGCCGGATGTTGCACATGTCTTTCATCTGGAACGCTACCCAGTCGTCCTGGAAGGTCAGATAGATATTCTCCCGAAAATACTCACTAGGCATCTTGGAGATCGTGCCAGCGGTCAGCCAATAACGATGTCGCTCGTAGGCATGATCCATCCGGTACATGTAGTGCGGCACCCAGCCCGCGTCGGCTTCGACGCATGCGATCTTGAGCTTGGGATGGCGTTCGAAAACGCCCGAGAGGATGAGCATCCCGATGATGTCCTGATTGCCACGGATAATGGAGAGGAAGCTGTTGAGCTTGGGTCCGCGCGCGCGTCCGATCGCGTCTTCGCGGCTGGTCAGGATGTGGAAGCTGAGCGGCAGGCCCAAATCGATCGCGGCCTCCCAGAACGGATCGTAGATCGGGCTGTCGTAGTCCTCGACCTGCGGATTGCCCGACATCATCACGCCCTTAAGCCCGAGCTCCTTGATGCGGCGCAGATCCTCGATGCCTTCCTCGACCGAGCGCATCGCGGTCTGCCCCACGCCAATCAGGCGATCCGGATGGGCCGCGCAGTACTCGGCGATCCAACGGTTGTAGGCGTCGAAGCAGGCCTTCTTGTAATCGTAGTCCTTATGGTTGCAGAGCAGCATTCCGACCGTTGGGTAGATGACCTCGGCGGCCACCCCATCGCGGTCCTGGTCGGCCATCCGCGCCTCGGGGTCCCATCCGCCGCGATGCAACTCCTCGAACTTGACGCCGAAAGCGGTCAGCGACTCGGCAGGCTTGCCGGCCGCCGCCACCAGTCCCATCGGAATCGGCCGCGACAGTCCTTCGATGACGAACAGATCGCCCTTGCGGTCGTCGCGCACAAGATGAGGGGCGCGGTCCCTGAACCTGGGTTCGATGTAGTCGATGTAGGTGTTTGGCGGTTCGGTGATGTGCGAATCCGCCGAGATAATGGGTTTGAGCATGGCCTCTCCTCGCTGCGGCTCCCGAGGCGGGAGCCGGGGATACAGACAAGTTCCGTTCCTGCCAATTTGTCTACTAGATGGGCGCCGGGTTTACAACGAAGATCGCGCGCTGGATCGCGCGCGCGACACTGCGATATAAGTTACAAGGACTCGGGCCGCCTCTGGCCTCCCGATAAGGCGCCGGACGCAAAATGCGGCGTACCGGCCGGGCGCAAGGAGACTCTCAGGCATGGATTACGATCTCAAGATAACGGGCGGTACGATTATCGACGGCACCGGCGGCCCCGCGTGCGGCGGCGAGGTCGGGATCAAGGACCGCAAGATCGCCGCGCTCGGCGAAGCGCCCGGCAGGGCCGCCACCACCATCGACGCCCGTGGACGCGTCGTAGCGCCGGGCTTCATCGACATCCACACCCACTACGACGCGCAAATCCTGTGGGATCGGATGATGACAATCTCGCCGTGGCACGGCGTGACCACGGTGGTGATGGGCAATTGCGGCTTTGGCGTCGCGCCGACCCGCGCCCAGCACCGCGGGCTTATCATGCGCACGCTGGAGAAGGTCGAAGGGATGAGCCTGGAGGCGCTCGAAGCGGGGCTCGGCTACGAGTGGCCCTTCGAGACTTTCGACCAGTACCTCGACGCGGTCGAGCGCCGCGGATCGGCGATCAACGTCGGCGCGCTAATCGGCCACACGCCCACCCGGCTGTACGTGATGGGCGAGGAATCGGTGGAACGATCTGCCAGCGAGGAGGAGATCGCGCGGATGCGCGAGATCGTGCGCGGCGCGCTCCGCGCCGGCGCGCTCGGCTTTGCGACCTCCAAGTCGGCGACCCACGTCGGCTACAGCGGCAAGCCGGTCCCCAGCCGCAGGGCCGAGATGGCCGAGATCACCGCGCTCGCGAACGTCCTCGGCGAGGAAGGTCGCGGAGTGATCCAGGCCACGGTCGGGCGCGAGCTGTTCCTCAAGGAATTCGCCGACCTCGCGCGCGCGACCGGCCGCACCATCACCTGGACCGCGCTGCTCGCCGGAATGACCGGCAACAACGACGGCCATCGCCGCCTGCTCGCCCAGTCGCAGGAGCTGTGCGAGCAGGGGATGCGGATCATCCCGCAGGTCGCCTGCCGCCCGCTCAACTTCGAGATGACCCTCAAGGAGCCGTTCATCTTCGAGAGCATGTCGCTGTTCAAGCAGATCTCGGCGGCCGACTTCGACGGCAAGATGAGAGTCTATGCCGACCCCGAATTCCGTGCCGCATTCAAGGCCAAGATCGGGATAAATTCGCAAGGCAGATTCGCCGACCGCTGGGAGCGCAGTTGGGTGTCGTATTACCCAGGCCGTCCGGAACTCGAGGAGAGCAACCTGGCCGAGCTGGCGCGCCGGCGCGGCACGGACCCGATCGATGTGATGCTCGATATCGGGCTCGAGACAAAGCTCGAAGCGCGCTTCAGGATCGCGCTGTTCAACTACGAAGAGGACGAGGTGCTCGCGCTGCTCAACGCGAAGCACACGGTGGTCGGCCTGTCCGACGCCGGCGCCCACGCAAGCCAGCTCTGCGACGCGTGCTTCTCGACCTACCTGATGGGCCACTGGGTGCGCGAGCGCAAGGCGATCCCGATCGAGCGCGCGGTGTGGATGCTCACGGCGCGTCCGGCCGAAGTCTTCGGGATTAGCGATCGCGGACGGCTGGCGCCCGGGATGGCCGCCGACGTGGTGGTCTTCGACCCGGACAAGATCGCGTGCGGCCGGTTGCGTCGGATCAATGACCTACCGTCAGGCGCAGATCGGCTGGTCGCCGACGGCTATGGCATCGACGCCCTCATCGTAAACGGCACCGTGCTGCGCCGCGACGGGCACGACGCCATCGCGCCGGACGGGCCGTTGCCCGGCCGCCTACTCCGCCACGGCCGCGCCGTGGCATAAGTTGTGCGCGAG
This window harbors:
- a CDS encoding amidohydrolase family protein, with the translated sequence MLKPIISADSHITEPPNTYIDYIEPRFRDRAPHLVRDDRKGDLFVIEGLSRPIPMGLVAAAGKPAESLTAFGVKFEELHRGGWDPEARMADQDRDGVAAEVIYPTVGMLLCNHKDYDYKKACFDAYNRWIAEYCAAHPDRLIGVGQTAMRSVEEGIEDLRRIKELGLKGVMMSGNPQVEDYDSPIYDPFWEAAIDLGLPLSFHILTSREDAIGRARGPKLNSFLSIIRGNQDIIGMLILSGVFERHPKLKIACVEADAGWVPHYMYRMDHAYERHRYWLTAGTISKMPSEYFRENIYLTFQDDWVAFQMKDMCNIRRLMWANDFPHSDSTWPHSQELLKKHTAHMSEEEKNWVLHDNVAELYHLGI
- a CDS encoding amidohydrolase family protein; this translates as MDYDLKITGGTIIDGTGGPACGGEVGIKDRKIAALGEAPGRAATTIDARGRVVAPGFIDIHTHYDAQILWDRMMTISPWHGVTTVVMGNCGFGVAPTRAQHRGLIMRTLEKVEGMSLEALEAGLGYEWPFETFDQYLDAVERRGSAINVGALIGHTPTRLYVMGEESVERSASEEEIARMREIVRGALRAGALGFATSKSATHVGYSGKPVPSRRAEMAEITALANVLGEEGRGVIQATVGRELFLKEFADLARATGRTITWTALLAGMTGNNDGHRRLLAQSQELCEQGMRIIPQVACRPLNFEMTLKEPFIFESMSLFKQISAADFDGKMRVYADPEFRAAFKAKIGINSQGRFADRWERSWVSYYPGRPELEESNLAELARRRGTDPIDVMLDIGLETKLEARFRIALFNYEEDEVLALLNAKHTVVGLSDAGAHASQLCDACFSTYLMGHWVRERKAIPIERAVWMLTARPAEVFGISDRGRLAPGMAADVVVFDPDKIACGRLRRINDLPSGADRLVADGYGIDALIVNGTVLRRDGHDAIAPDGPLPGRLLRHGRAVA